A window of the Cytophagaceae bacterium genome harbors these coding sequences:
- a CDS encoding site-specific integrase: MELRYSESTYKTYRLAFEEFVNFYSELCLENITQEQITEYLRYLVNDRKISISMQNTTINAIKFYYEKVLGGKRTFYHLDRPRTEKTLPEVMSEQQVADLLNSIDNLKHKAILDDDLFGRTKNK, encoded by the coding sequence ATGGAACTGAGGTACTCTGAAAGCACTTACAAAACATACCGATTGGCCTTTGAAGAATTTGTAAACTTTTATTCTGAACTATGCCTCGAAAACATAACTCAGGAACAAATAACTGAATATCTAAGATATCTTGTAAATGACCGAAAAATATCGATATCTATGCAAAACACTACCATTAACGCCATAAAGTTTTACTACGAAAAAGTATTGGGAGGAAAACGAACTTTTTATCATTTAGACAGACCACGTACCGAAAAGACCTTGCCTGAGGTAATGAGTGAGCAACAAGTGGCCGATCTTCTAAATTCTATAGATAACCTCAAGCATAAGGCCATTCTTGATGACGATTTATTCGGCCGGACTAAGAATAAGTGA
- a CDS encoding dihydrofolate reductase family protein, whose amino-acid sequence MRKLKLQMHISLDGFVAGPNGEEDWFVRGADPTSFELVNELADTSDTLLIGRIMAEKFIPHFEEMGPEHPYMLFAQKMVNLRKILFSNTLKEPFGKNVSLATEDLNTTVTNLKNRAGKDILVYGGAQMVSSLIAGGHIDEFYLFVNPILINKGMRIFDLLNHRQN is encoded by the coding sequence ATGAGAAAGCTAAAATTACAGATGCATATTTCGTTGGATGGCTTTGTGGCAGGGCCAAATGGCGAGGAAGATTGGTTTGTCAGAGGGGCCGACCCCACTTCATTTGAATTGGTAAACGAACTGGCCGATACCTCAGATACACTGCTGATTGGCAGAATAATGGCTGAGAAATTTATTCCCCATTTTGAAGAAATGGGTCCGGAACACCCATATATGCTTTTTGCACAAAAAATGGTAAACCTCCGGAAAATCCTTTTCAGCAATACATTAAAAGAACCATTTGGAAAAAATGTCAGTCTGGCCACCGAAGACCTGAACACCACTGTGACAAACCTAAAAAACCGGGCCGGCAAAGATATTTTGGTGTATGGAGGTGCCCAAATGGTGTCCTCACTCATCGCCGGGGGGCATATTGATGAGTTTTACCTTTTCGTCAATCCGATATTAATCAATAAAGGCATGCGGATTTTTGATTTGCTTAATCATCGCCAAAACTAA
- a CDS encoding VOC family protein, whose product MFFKSKDPKAITEWYAKNLGLQTNPYGANFEWYEDAEGKKKAETQWAPFGDDTKYFEPSTREFMINYRVENLEALVEELKANDVKLVDEIQTFDYGKFIHILDPDGNKIELWEPVG is encoded by the coding sequence ATTTTCTTCAAAAGCAAAGACCCTAAAGCAATCACAGAATGGTACGCCAAAAACCTGGGCCTCCAAACCAATCCTTATGGAGCAAACTTTGAATGGTATGAAGATGCTGAAGGCAAGAAGAAAGCCGAAACCCAATGGGCTCCATTTGGCGACGACACCAAGTATTTTGAGCCCTCAACCAGGGAATTCATGATTAACTATCGCGTCGAAAACCTGGAAGCTCTGGTCGAAGAACTCAAAGCCAATGATGTGAAGCTGGTCGATGAAATCCAAACTTTCGATTATGGCAAATTCATCCATATCCTCGACCCCGATGGCAACAAAATCGAGCTGTGGGAACCGGTGGGATAA
- a CDS encoding DUF1801 domain-containing protein, protein MSLPEQIKAYIESLPEAKSVEMQELHNRISEIMPDCKQWFLDGKDESGKVVSNPNVGYGSQIMKYADGKTKEFYQIGISANTSGISVYIMGLADKNYLPQTYGKEIGKATVTGYCIKFKKLKDINPEVLDAAILSGWSKPMHKKLWIPRFSERR, encoded by the coding sequence ATGAGCCTACCCGAACAGATCAAAGCCTATATTGAATCGCTCCCCGAAGCCAAAAGCGTCGAAATGCAGGAATTACATAACAGGATATCGGAGATAATGCCGGACTGCAAGCAATGGTTTCTGGATGGGAAAGACGAGTCAGGCAAAGTGGTTTCCAATCCCAATGTGGGCTATGGGAGTCAAATCATGAAATACGCCGACGGTAAGACCAAAGAGTTCTACCAGATTGGAATCAGTGCCAATACCAGCGGAATCTCTGTCTATATCATGGGTTTGGCCGACAAAAATTACCTACCCCAGACTTATGGAAAAGAAATCGGGAAGGCCACCGTGACAGGGTATTGTATCAAATTCAAAAAACTCAAAGACATCAATCCTGAAGTATTGGATGCGGCAATTCTGTCAGGGTGGAGCAAACCAATGCATAAAAAGCTCTGGATTCCCCGCTTTAGTGAAAGACGTTAG
- a CDS encoding CPBP family intramembrane metalloprotease — protein MKKYNINWKQVLVFYLVAVGVSAIFRLNLFGLETNITWPLGLNIYLFILKGIGPITGFMVIRYLLNNKVETGINTFWGTDKTRSLVSIAVIPVMMTILGVSNSKGLNIHYYGLIYSTMYVIYAMFEEYGWRGYLQNALLPLPELARILLIAVLWFVWHLNFITSDMIFSQHLWHFAFLVLGSWGLIKITEKTHSLLFATAVHLSFNLLTDVNGEFQKRMIVIAVAVIVWFMAWSKTGKRKEPEGV, from the coding sequence ATGAAAAAATATAATATAAACTGGAAACAGGTTCTTGTCTTCTATCTGGTTGCGGTTGGGGTTTCTGCTATTTTTCGATTAAATCTATTTGGGCTGGAAACAAATATTACCTGGCCTTTGGGCTTGAATATTTATCTCTTCATTTTAAAAGGAATTGGTCCCATTACGGGTTTTATGGTCATCAGGTATTTGTTAAATAATAAAGTTGAAACCGGGATAAATACTTTCTGGGGTACCGATAAAACACGTAGTTTAGTTTCAATTGCAGTGATCCCTGTAATGATGACCATACTGGGAGTGAGCAATTCAAAAGGCTTAAACATTCATTATTATGGACTTATTTATTCAACCATGTATGTGATTTATGCTATGTTTGAAGAATATGGCTGGAGGGGTTATCTGCAAAACGCCTTGCTTCCATTGCCGGAATTGGCGAGGATTCTACTTATCGCGGTATTATGGTTTGTTTGGCATTTAAACTTTATTACCTCAGACATGATTTTCAGCCAACATCTCTGGCATTTTGCATTTCTTGTATTGGGTTCATGGGGTCTTATTAAAATAACCGAAAAAACCCATTCTTTGCTTTTTGCTACTGCTGTACATTTAAGTTTTAACCTTTTGACCGATGTAAACGGAGAATTTCAAAAAAGGATGATTGTGATTGCCGTGGCAGTAATAGTCTGGTTTATGGCCTGGTCAAAAACCGGAAAAAGGAAAGAACCTGAAGGCGTGTAG
- a CDS encoding tail fiber protein, whose product MISWNISSGQSTLITPGNNQPSITAVSTNSGVLVPKVSLSANLASASPLTAPAEGTLVYNNGPNHVHGFYFWTGSAWSSLGIAISSLSATAPLTIVSNSVKINAGTEAGQLLTWDGNNWVNTSPKSPASVSNIQPYLALNYCIALSGVFPSRNGIDPFIGEIGIFAFNFAPRYWALCNGQLLPINTYQALFALLGTTYGGNGQTNFALPNLQSRVPIHFGQGPGLSIYGLGQTGGTESNFVNDKY is encoded by the coding sequence ATGATTTCCTGGAACATTTCCAGCGGTCAATCCACCTTAATCACTCCCGGCAATAATCAACCCAGTATTACGGCAGTTTCTACCAACAGTGGAGTACTTGTACCTAAGGTTAGTTTGTCGGCAAATCTGGCTTCGGCGAGTCCGCTTACTGCTCCTGCCGAAGGGACTTTGGTTTACAATAATGGCCCTAACCATGTACATGGTTTTTATTTCTGGACAGGAAGTGCCTGGTCATCTCTTGGAATAGCAATCTCAAGTTTATCTGCCACAGCACCTTTAACTATTGTATCCAATTCTGTTAAAATAAATGCAGGTACTGAGGCTGGGCAATTGTTAACATGGGATGGAAATAATTGGGTGAATACCTCTCCCAAAAGTCCGGCTTCTGTATCAAATATACAACCTTATCTTGCTTTAAATTATTGTATTGCCCTGTCAGGTGTATTTCCTTCAAGAAATGGAATTGATCCCTTTATTGGGGAAATTGGAATATTTGCTTTCAATTTTGCTCCCAGATATTGGGCCTTATGTAACGGGCAATTATTGCCAATTAATACATACCAGGCTTTATTTGCATTGCTTGGTACAACCTATGGAGGAAATGGTCAGACAAACTTTGCTCTTCCCAATCTGCAAAGCCGTGTTCCTATTCACTTTGGTCAGGGTCCTGGATTATCTATTTATGGTCTGGGGCAAACGGGTGGAACTGAAAGCAATTTTGTGAATGATAAATATTGA
- a CDS encoding tail fiber protein — protein sequence MLIYNIGALQTKGFYYWTGGAWSYLGVVIPDLAANLPLVIQSNAVKLNAGTSYGQLITWDNVNWVNTNPKPPTALDNLQPYLALNYCISLFGVFPSQNGSQPFIGDIAIFGFNFEPNGWAYCNGQLLNIYENDALFALIGTTYGGDGQNTFGLPDLRGRVPIHKGQGSGLSSYVLGQQGGTETSIIYDKY from the coding sequence ATGCTGATTTACAATATTGGAGCTTTGCAAACCAAAGGGTTTTATTACTGGACCGGTGGGGCTTGGTCGTATTTGGGTGTGGTTATTCCTGATCTTGCAGCGAATTTGCCCCTTGTAATTCAATCCAATGCTGTAAAACTTAATGCCGGCACCAGCTATGGACAGCTTATTACCTGGGATAATGTAAATTGGGTCAATACCAATCCAAAACCACCTACAGCACTTGATAATTTGCAGCCTTATCTGGCATTAAATTACTGCATATCATTATTTGGAGTTTTTCCTTCTCAAAATGGCTCTCAACCTTTTATTGGGGATATTGCCATATTTGGATTTAATTTTGAACCCAATGGATGGGCATATTGTAACGGGCAGTTGTTAAATATTTATGAAAATGATGCCCTTTTTGCTTTGATAGGAACTACTTATGGTGGTGATGGACAAAACACTTTTGGATTACCCGATTTAAGGGGCAGGGTACCAATTCATAAAGGGCAGGGTTCTGGTCTTTCATCGTAC